One genomic segment of Aquipluma nitroreducens includes these proteins:
- a CDS encoding SulP family inorganic anion transporter, whose product MEPIFLPKTWSLFKKGLLTKNITNDIFAGIIVGIVALPLAIAFAVASGVSPEKGIITAVVAGFIISLLGGSRVQIGGPTGAFIVIVYGILQKYGFDGLIISTIMAGIMLITFGLLRLGSILKFFPHPLIVGFTSGIALVIFSTQIKDAMGLPIDKLPAEFVAKWEIYFHQMQNFNLSAVLITIGTIIITVFSGRLIPKVPGSFIAIIVMTAIVAVFGLQVNTIESVFGSIPNKFAITIPSIHFDQLGQYMQPALTIALLGAIESLLSAVVADGMIGSNHRSNTELIAQGVANIVTPFFGGIPATGAIARTATNVKNNGRTPIAGIIHAVTLLLIMLVFGKWALLIPMPCLAGILIVVSYNMSEMKSFYSILKGHKYDIFILLSTFILTVFVDLTVAIEVGVVLSSLLFMQRMSNLSKVIPLETESDTLENYADIPKGVEIFEISGPFFFAAARRYEETLKDISHTSKVVIIRMRHVPFIDGTGLRNLKATIKDLKSRRIQIILSGVQPEVFEELEKGGVPALIGPNNIVPTFDLALARMGMILQKQA is encoded by the coding sequence ATGGAGCCAATTTTTCTTCCTAAAACATGGAGCCTGTTTAAGAAGGGCCTGCTGACAAAAAATATAACCAACGACATTTTTGCCGGAATTATCGTTGGAATTGTAGCGTTGCCATTAGCGATTGCTTTTGCCGTAGCTTCCGGGGTTTCTCCTGAAAAGGGCATCATTACTGCAGTGGTTGCCGGGTTTATCATCTCATTACTGGGCGGAAGCCGTGTTCAGATTGGCGGTCCTACCGGAGCTTTTATCGTTATTGTTTACGGAATTCTCCAAAAATACGGGTTCGATGGACTGATTATTTCGACCATCATGGCCGGAATAATGCTAATCACTTTTGGATTACTGCGATTGGGATCTATCCTGAAATTTTTCCCACATCCGTTGATTGTTGGCTTCACGAGCGGTATTGCATTGGTCATCTTTTCCACCCAAATCAAAGATGCAATGGGTTTACCCATCGACAAGCTTCCTGCTGAATTCGTAGCCAAATGGGAAATTTATTTTCACCAGATGCAGAATTTCAATCTTTCGGCTGTATTAATTACGATTGGAACCATTATCATAACTGTATTTTCCGGACGACTAATCCCTAAAGTTCCAGGATCGTTCATCGCCATTATTGTGATGACGGCGATCGTTGCCGTATTTGGTCTTCAGGTGAATACGATCGAAAGTGTATTTGGCTCTATTCCCAATAAATTCGCGATTACAATCCCATCAATCCATTTCGATCAGTTGGGACAATATATGCAACCTGCATTAACCATTGCCTTGCTTGGGGCTATTGAGTCGCTGCTCTCGGCTGTTGTTGCCGATGGGATGATCGGTAGTAATCACCGCTCGAATACCGAGTTGATTGCACAGGGAGTTGCCAATATTGTCACACCATTCTTTGGCGGAATTCCTGCTACCGGAGCCATTGCACGAACTGCGACAAATGTCAAAAATAACGGACGCACACCAATCGCAGGTATTATTCACGCAGTAACGCTATTATTAATCATGTTGGTTTTCGGGAAATGGGCGTTATTGATTCCAATGCCATGTCTGGCCGGAATTCTGATCGTTGTTTCCTACAACATGAGCGAAATGAAGTCGTTCTACTCAATTCTGAAAGGTCACAAATACGACATCTTTATACTTCTCAGCACGTTTATTTTAACTGTATTTGTCGATTTAACTGTTGCCATTGAAGTTGGCGTTGTACTATCGTCATTATTGTTTATGCAGCGCATGTCGAACCTGAGCAAGGTAATTCCGCTGGAAACCGAATCGGATACTTTGGAAAATTATGCCGACATCCCGAAAGGAGTTGAAATTTTTGAAATCAGCGGGCCATTCTTTTTTGCAGCCGCACGCCGTTACGAAGAAACACTGAAAGACATTAGTCACACTTCGAAAGTGGTCATTATCCGAATGCGGCATGTTCCGTTCATCGATGGTACCGGCCTCCGAAACCTGAAAGCAACCATCAAGGATCTGAAATCAAGACGGATACAAATTATTCTCTCGGGAGTTCAGCCTGAGGTATTTGAAGAACTTGAAAAAGGAGGCGTTCCGGCATTAATTGGCCCAAACAATATCGTACCAACTTTCGATCTGGCATTAGCCCGTATGGGAATGATACTTCAGAAGCAAGCTTAG
- a CDS encoding proton-conducting transporter transmembrane domain-containing protein — MSLISAFIAVPVLAILLIPFLNVKGKGIVLFAAIVVNAFLSGYLALQPLDGQFLEFSFPGSLVTGPVNLRIDALSGWFILIINFIFVTGSFYGLFYMQAYQKQTNNITLHSIVFVLLHTALISLCTVQNSLVFLVVWEIMALSAFIAVIFEHGKMATLRAGMNYLIHSHVSILFLMFGFIWVALKTGSYDFNSITTYTSQNSGATGLVLFLCFFIGFGIKAGFVPFHTWLPYAHPAAPAHVSGVMSGVMIKIGIFGIFRVITLIKADYYTIGLVIISFSVISGLYGVMLAIVQHNLKKLLAYHSIENIGIIGMGIGIGCIGLGTGNYLLASLGFAGGLLHTLNHSLFKSLLFFTAGNVYQATHTVHIDHLGGLIKRMPQTTILFLIAAIAISGIPPFNGFISEFIIYSGFYYWMQGSMIGPLMAIIFSVLALVLIGGLALLCFTKAFGIVFLGNPRQKLDHEVKEVPFLQLLPLYLIAFLIVFIGVFPQIFMHALSQPVSLLAGLPAISDMPFPEKTTELLQPVTWGIWMFILISLAVFGFRKLVTQNRKASVEPTWGCGYIAPTAKLQYTAGSFVRPYSKLFRPFLLSHKTQKDVEGIFPSGGSYETNSYDRIEKYLVDNPIAAYKSLLGRFLFLQNGKLQFYILYGIIFIVSVICIPLFYDQIVLFIDFIKQI, encoded by the coding sequence ATGAGCTTGATAAGTGCGTTCATTGCAGTGCCGGTTTTGGCAATACTACTCATTCCTTTTCTGAATGTAAAAGGGAAGGGGATTGTATTGTTTGCCGCTATTGTCGTGAATGCTTTTCTTTCTGGTTACCTTGCTCTTCAACCTTTGGATGGACAATTTTTAGAGTTTTCATTTCCCGGAAGTTTAGTGACCGGTCCGGTGAATCTTCGGATAGACGCTCTTTCCGGATGGTTTATTCTGATTATCAATTTCATTTTTGTAACGGGCAGTTTCTACGGACTTTTCTATATGCAAGCTTACCAGAAGCAGACGAATAATATTACACTGCATAGCATTGTTTTCGTTTTACTGCATACGGCCTTGATCAGTCTTTGCACGGTACAAAACAGCTTGGTTTTTCTTGTAGTCTGGGAAATTATGGCGCTTTCGGCGTTTATCGCTGTCATTTTCGAACATGGCAAGATGGCGACTTTAAGAGCCGGAATGAATTACCTGATTCATTCGCATGTCTCGATTTTATTCCTGATGTTCGGCTTTATTTGGGTAGCGCTAAAAACCGGCAGTTACGATTTTAACTCGATAACAACTTATACGTCTCAAAATTCAGGAGCTACCGGGCTTGTCTTGTTTCTTTGTTTTTTTATAGGGTTTGGCATCAAGGCCGGGTTTGTTCCTTTTCATACATGGCTACCGTATGCGCATCCGGCAGCGCCTGCTCATGTTTCCGGAGTTATGTCAGGCGTAATGATTAAAATCGGAATTTTTGGAATCTTCCGGGTGATCACCTTGATCAAAGCTGATTATTATACGATTGGCCTTGTGATTATATCCTTTTCAGTCATTTCTGGTTTGTACGGAGTGATGCTGGCTATTGTGCAACACAACCTCAAAAAGTTGCTGGCCTATCATAGCATCGAAAACATTGGAATTATCGGAATGGGAATTGGCATTGGTTGTATCGGGTTAGGAACAGGCAATTATTTGCTTGCTTCGCTTGGGTTTGCAGGTGGATTGCTCCACACCTTAAATCACTCGCTGTTCAAATCGCTTTTGTTTTTTACCGCCGGAAATGTTTATCAGGCAACACATACGGTTCATATTGATCATTTGGGAGGCTTGATTAAAAGAATGCCACAGACTACTATACTTTTTCTGATTGCGGCCATTGCTATTTCGGGAATTCCGCCGTTTAATGGTTTTATTTCGGAGTTTATCATTTACAGCGGATTCTATTACTGGATGCAGGGATCAATGATTGGTCCGTTAATGGCCATCATATTTTCAGTACTGGCCTTGGTGCTGATTGGAGGTTTGGCGCTGTTGTGTTTTACCAAAGCATTTGGAATTGTTTTCTTGGGCAATCCCCGTCAGAAACTCGACCATGAAGTAAAGGAAGTTCCTTTTTTGCAACTTTTACCGCTTTACCTGATCGCGTTTCTGATTGTGTTCATCGGCGTATTTCCCCAGATTTTTATGCATGCGCTATCACAGCCTGTGAGCCTTTTGGCAGGCCTTCCGGCAATTTCAGATATGCCTTTCCCTGAAAAAACTACTGAACTTCTCCAACCGGTTACCTGGGGCATCTGGATGTTTATCCTGATCAGTCTGGCAGTTTTTGGGTTCAGGAAACTGGTCACACAAAACCGAAAAGCTTCAGTCGAACCGACCTGGGGTTGCGGATATATCGCGCCAACCGCAAAACTGCAATACACTGCCGGATCGTTCGTCAGGCCCTACAGCAAGCTGTTTCGTCCATTTTTGCTTTCGCACAAAACCCAAAAAGATGTTGAGGGCATTTTCCCTTCAGGGGGATCGTATGAAACAAATAGTTACGACCGGATTGAAAAATATCTGGTTGATAACCCAATAGCAGCCTATAAATCATTGTTGGGAAGATTTCTCTTTCTCCAGAATGGGAAGCTGCAATTCTATATTCTCTACGGAATTATTTTTATCGTTTCGGTGATCTGTATTCCGTTGTTTTACGACCAAATTGTATTATTCATCGATTTTATAAAGCAGATATAA
- a CDS encoding respiratory chain complex I subunit 1 family protein: MLSLILILIAAAFFTGVIIRVKSMASGRKGPGILQPLFDVFRLFKKGVVYSETTSFVFQIAPTIYFASVVMAMLVVPFGQSKGILSFDGDFIFFAYILALGKFLSIISAMDTGSSFEGMGASREALYSMFAEPAFFILMGSLALLTGHTNFQEMFSALHIGSYISYALAILGTFVLMMIAMVENSRMPIDDPKTHLELTMVHEVMILDNSGFDLGLILTAGYLKFAIYGALVVNLFIGVFPLQYSIPMFFVIQFVLASGVGFIESFMARFRMSHNAQFIFVLTSVSLLIFFGALLILGKFV; encoded by the coding sequence ATGCTGAGTTTAATTCTCATTCTTATAGCAGCAGCCTTTTTCACAGGGGTAATTATCCGTGTAAAAAGTATGGCGTCAGGCCGCAAAGGGCCTGGTATTTTACAGCCGCTGTTTGATGTTTTCAGGCTCTTTAAGAAAGGAGTTGTGTACAGCGAGACAACCAGTTTTGTATTTCAGATTGCGCCTACAATCTATTTTGCGTCGGTAGTGATGGCTATGCTGGTAGTTCCGTTCGGTCAGTCGAAAGGAATTTTAAGTTTCGACGGCGATTTTATCTTTTTCGCATACATATTGGCATTAGGCAAGTTTCTTAGTATTATTTCGGCCATGGATACGGGTAGTAGTTTCGAAGGAATGGGAGCCAGCCGTGAAGCGCTTTATTCGATGTTTGCCGAACCAGCTTTTTTTATCCTGATGGGTTCGCTGGCGTTGCTTACCGGACATACAAATTTTCAGGAAATGTTTTCTGCTTTGCATATTGGCTCATACATCAGCTATGCGCTGGCAATACTTGGCACTTTCGTTTTGATGATGATTGCGATGGTAGAGAACAGCCGAATGCCGATTGACGACCCGAAAACACACCTCGAATTGACCATGGTTCATGAAGTGATGATCCTCGATAACAGCGGGTTTGACCTGGGTTTGATCCTGACTGCCGGATACCTGAAATTCGCTATTTACGGGGCTTTGGTCGTCAACCTGTTTATCGGAGTGTTTCCTTTACAGTATTCAATCCCAATGTTTTTTGTCATTCAATTTGTACTGGCTTCCGGAGTTGGATTCATCGAATCGTTTATGGCTCGTTTCCGCATGAGTCACAATGCCCAGTTTATTTTCGTATTGACGTCAGTAAGCCTGCTTATTTTCTTTGGCGCTTTGCTGATTTTAGGAAAGTTTGTTTAA
- a CDS encoding proton-conducting transporter transmembrane domain-containing protein has translation MAGLLNLSWCATLVAIIALCFVSTRFKSYLAASAVIVNAIVTSLLAIGALNGEIKELIFQGNIFWGDILVRIDGLSAWFILIVNLTSVTGVIYGIGYLKPYVNSAPKLAFHWILFVIFHLSMVWVCMIQHSLAFLVAWEVMSLSSMLLVIFDYDKPKTIKAGINYLVQMHISVTFLTIGFIWVYFQTGSFSFDAFQTYFGANSNVWLFLIFFVGFGIKAGFIPLHSWLPHAHPAAPSHVSGVMSGVIVKLGIYGIFRIIYFLKADFLLLGEIVITISVLTGVYGILNAAVHRDFKRMLAYCTIENIGIIGICIGLGLMGMGNGSAILYYLGFGGALLHVLNHSLFKSLLFYSAGSIYQQTHTRDMDKLGGLIRQMPKTAVLFLFGAIAIGGLPPFNGFVSEFILYSGLLEGLKFSNISQISLLVVTLGGLSIIGGISVLTFTKTFGTIFLGNSRKQFTHQPVEVSSMMLVPQYLIVLVMLSVAFLPQFYLNTIFNLLGNLGKAMAIVTPSGLTAYSESITNINLYSILFIAIVAASWGLRALIMKDKLVKVEPTWGCAYVAPNSSMQYTGKSFSKSLGKIFGFLLVEEKKYKELEAGEIFPESRKYVSHYQDFFEFRIINYITHHLVYAANYFKFIQNGRVQSYVWYGIIFMVAIFMLTVLNVLK, from the coding sequence ATGGCAGGACTGTTGAATTTATCGTGGTGCGCAACGCTTGTTGCAATTATTGCCTTGTGTTTTGTTTCCACCAGGTTCAAATCATATCTTGCTGCATCGGCAGTTATTGTCAATGCAATCGTTACCAGCCTTCTGGCCATTGGCGCACTGAATGGCGAAATCAAAGAGCTTATTTTTCAGGGGAATATATTTTGGGGCGATATTCTTGTTCGCATTGATGGGTTGTCGGCCTGGTTCATTTTAATTGTCAATCTTACTTCTGTAACCGGTGTCATTTATGGCATTGGATATTTAAAGCCGTATGTAAATTCTGCTCCGAAACTGGCTTTCCACTGGATTTTGTTTGTCATTTTTCACCTTTCGATGGTTTGGGTGTGCATGATACAACATTCGCTCGCTTTTCTGGTTGCCTGGGAGGTGATGTCTTTATCTTCGATGTTGCTGGTTATTTTCGACTACGACAAGCCCAAAACAATAAAAGCCGGAATCAATTATCTGGTTCAAATGCACATCAGTGTTACGTTTTTAACCATTGGTTTTATCTGGGTCTATTTTCAAACTGGCTCATTCAGCTTCGATGCTTTTCAAACATACTTTGGGGCAAACAGTAATGTTTGGTTGTTCCTGATTTTCTTTGTTGGGTTTGGAATCAAAGCCGGTTTCATTCCTTTGCATAGCTGGTTGCCTCATGCACATCCAGCAGCACCATCGCATGTTTCTGGTGTAATGTCTGGGGTGATTGTCAAATTGGGTATCTATGGGATTTTCAGAATTATTTATTTTCTTAAGGCTGATTTTTTGTTGCTGGGCGAAATTGTGATCACGATTTCCGTTTTGACCGGAGTATATGGAATATTGAATGCCGCTGTTCATCGTGATTTCAAGCGGATGCTGGCTTATTGTACCATCGAAAATATCGGGATTATTGGCATTTGTATTGGTCTCGGATTGATGGGAATGGGCAATGGCTCCGCGATTTTGTATTATCTGGGTTTTGGCGGAGCACTGTTGCATGTTCTAAATCACTCGCTGTTTAAATCCTTGCTGTTTTATTCAGCAGGCTCGATTTACCAGCAAACACATACCCGCGACATGGATAAATTGGGCGGTTTAATCAGGCAAATGCCGAAAACGGCTGTCCTTTTCCTGTTTGGCGCAATTGCCATTGGCGGATTGCCGCCTTTCAACGGGTTTGTTTCCGAATTTATTCTCTATAGCGGACTTTTGGAGGGATTGAAATTCAGTAATATAAGCCAAATTAGTTTATTGGTTGTCACATTGGGCGGATTGAGTATTATTGGCGGCATTTCGGTTCTTACATTCACCAAAACATTTGGAACAATTTTCCTTGGAAACTCAAGAAAACAGTTCACCCATCAACCAGTTGAAGTCTCTTCGATGATGTTGGTCCCTCAATATTTGATTGTTTTAGTCATGTTGAGTGTCGCTTTTCTGCCGCAATTTTATCTGAATACGATTTTCAATCTGTTGGGGAATTTGGGCAAAGCTATGGCAATAGTCACACCGTCGGGACTAACTGCATATTCTGAAAGTATCACAAATATAAATCTCTATTCGATTCTGTTTATTGCAATTGTAGCTGCCAGTTGGGGCTTGCGTGCGCTTATAATGAAAGATAAATTGGTGAAGGTAGAGCCAACCTGGGGATGCGCTTATGTTGCTCCAAACAGTTCGATGCAATACACGGGCAAATCGTTTTCAAAATCGCTGGGTAAAATTTTTGGTTTCCTTTTGGTTGAAGAAAAGAAATACAAAGAATTGGAAGCCGGAGAGATATTTCCGGAGAGCCGAAAATATGTATCACATTATCAGGATTTTTTCGAATTCCGGATTATAAATTACATCACTCATCATCTGGTTTATGCCGCAAATTATTTTAAATTTATTCAGAATGGGCGGGTGCAATCGTATGTTTGGTATGGGATTATATTTATGGTAGCTATTTTTATGTTGACCGTTTTAAATGTATTGAAATGA
- a CDS encoding Crp/Fnr family transcriptional regulator, which yields METNDLIHLEKFTSKSDSIFKNIPSDLRLFLESQMIDRTYKKGQPIFLEGSYSAGIYYLKEGLVKKYKTDHAGKEHILSLCSEGELLGYSALLCNEPYPDSIAAVETSSLGFLPKEVFLKATNESNALMSCLLSSLSHEFGVMVNSVMIFAHMSVRERLALTLLILSEKFRRKDKSDLVEIVLSREDLANMVGTATETLVRLLQEFKKEEIIGINGKRISVLKTKALIEMSKFY from the coding sequence ATGGAAACAAACGATCTAATTCACCTTGAAAAATTTACGTCGAAGAGTGATTCAATCTTTAAAAATATCCCATCCGATTTAAGGCTGTTCCTGGAAAGCCAGATGATTGACCGAACCTACAAGAAAGGACAGCCCATATTTCTGGAAGGTTCGTATTCAGCCGGAATTTATTACTTAAAAGAAGGATTGGTGAAAAAATACAAAACCGATCATGCCGGAAAAGAACACATTTTATCGCTTTGCTCGGAAGGTGAATTGCTTGGATACTCGGCTTTATTGTGTAACGAACCTTATCCCGATTCAATTGCAGCCGTTGAAACTTCGAGTTTGGGATTTTTACCAAAAGAAGTATTTCTAAAAGCCACAAATGAATCGAACGCCCTGATGAGCTGCCTTTTATCCAGCTTAAGCCATGAGTTTGGCGTAATGGTAAACAGCGTAATGATCTTTGCCCACATGTCCGTTCGGGAACGATTGGCACTAACTCTTTTGATCCTTTCAGAAAAATTCAGAAGAAAAGACAAATCAGATTTGGTTGAGATCGTATTGTCGCGCGAAGATTTGGCCAATATGGTTGGAACGGCAACAGAAACCCTGGTTCGACTGCTTCAGGAATTCAAAAAAGAAGAAATTATCGGGATCAATGGAAAGAGAATCAGCGTATTAAAAACAAAGGCACTGATCGAAATGTCGAAATTCTATTGA
- a CDS encoding AMP nucleosidase has translation MKTKEEIVENWLPRYTGRPLDQFDDLILLTNFHMYVDMFAKKFGVPVIGENKNMPNASAEGITIINFGMGSPNAATMMDLLSAVHPKAVLFLGKCGGLKAKNQLGDYILPIAAIRSEGTSNDYLPPEIPALPAFNLQRAVSTAIRNRKHDYYTGVVYTTNKRVWEYDERFKKYLEKSRAMAIDMETATIFTVGFYNQIPSGALLLVSDQPMISTGVKTEASDQVVTNNFVHEHLEIGIDALLEIKNNGESVKHLKF, from the coding sequence ATGAAGACAAAAGAAGAAATTGTAGAAAACTGGCTTCCACGGTATACCGGAAGGCCGTTGGATCAATTTGATGATCTGATTCTGTTAACCAATTTTCACATGTATGTGGATATGTTTGCCAAAAAATTCGGAGTTCCGGTGATTGGTGAAAACAAAAACATGCCCAATGCCAGTGCCGAAGGAATCACCATTATCAACTTTGGGATGGGAAGCCCTAATGCTGCGACCATGATGGATTTATTGAGCGCTGTACATCCAAAAGCAGTTCTATTCCTGGGAAAATGTGGCGGGTTGAAAGCTAAAAACCAACTTGGAGATTATATTTTACCCATAGCAGCTATCCGCAGCGAAGGTACTTCCAACGATTATCTTCCTCCTGAAATCCCGGCGCTTCCCGCATTTAATCTTCAACGAGCTGTTTCAACAGCCATTCGAAACCGGAAACACGATTATTACACCGGGGTTGTTTATACTACCAACAAACGTGTTTGGGAATACGACGAACGTTTCAAAAAATACCTCGAAAAATCGAGGGCAATGGCTATCGACATGGAAACGGCAACCATCTTTACTGTTGGATTCTACAACCAGATCCCTTCAGGAGCATTGTTACTCGTTTCAGACCAACCCATGATTTCGACAGGCGTAAAAACAGAAGCAAGCGATCAGGTTGTAACGAACAACTTTGTACATGAACATCTGGAAATCGGTATTGACGCTTTGCTTGAAATCAAAAACAACGGAGAATCGGTTAAACACCTGAAATTTTAA
- a CDS encoding type I restriction enzyme HsdR N-terminal domain-containing protein yields MQKLNLPEYSFRIKTTEGKSFIFDSLRKKFVRLTPEEWVRQNFVQFLIAEKKYSVALIAVEAGVKVNNNPQRADLVIYNRSGNPLLVAEFKAPEVKINQQTFDQIVRYNMQLKVPFLIVSNGLQHFCCQINYADNSYAFLPEIPEFAEII; encoded by the coding sequence ATGCAAAAACTGAATTTGCCCGAATATTCTTTCAGAATTAAAACGACGGAAGGTAAATCATTTATTTTTGATTCGCTTCGAAAGAAATTTGTACGCCTTACTCCTGAAGAATGGGTTCGTCAGAATTTTGTTCAATTTTTGATTGCGGAGAAGAAATACTCAGTTGCGTTAATCGCTGTTGAGGCCGGCGTAAAAGTGAATAATAATCCGCAACGAGCCGATCTTGTTATATACAATCGTTCAGGAAATCCGTTACTGGTGGCTGAATTCAAGGCTCCTGAAGTGAAAATTAATCAGCAGACTTTTGACCAGATTGTGCGATACAACATGCAGCTCAAAGTACCTTTCCTGATTGTGAGTAATGGGTTGCAACACTTTTGTTGCCAAATCAATTACGCTGATAATTCGTATGCATTTCTTCCTGAAATCCCTGAATTTGCTGAGATCATTTAA
- a CDS encoding alpha/beta fold hydrolase: protein MRSIITLVFITFFSITLAFSQSSERKFVSINNKQMSYITFGLEARKANEPVFVFESGLGSGGGSYGSLFPFVQNKFAGLVYDRNGIGESEIDTSVKTDADVVKRLHDLLKTLKISPPYLLVGHSIGGPFIRLYASIYPNEICGLFFIDPTDFLLTKEEDNKVKINTLSSTGYQELLMIYFKNIINDTSTSDGFRNEAKRELNESSPIFFKNYSSLQPLQDIPITVMIAYYKHIEHYETEMNENLKLGINLIPWWKELDELRIKHYAEMIKNNRDSRIILLPRYSHGIHQQDPKLVAEALIDTYENCITALKNK from the coding sequence ATGAGATCAATAATAACGCTTGTATTTATTACTTTTTTTTCAATAACATTAGCTTTTTCGCAGTCTTCTGAACGAAAATTTGTATCCATTAATAATAAGCAAATGTCATATATAACTTTTGGACTTGAAGCAAGAAAAGCCAACGAGCCAGTTTTCGTTTTTGAAAGCGGACTTGGTTCGGGCGGTGGAAGCTATGGAAGTTTGTTCCCTTTCGTTCAAAATAAATTTGCAGGGTTAGTTTATGACAGAAATGGAATTGGAGAATCAGAAATCGACACTTCCGTAAAAACAGATGCTGATGTCGTAAAAAGACTCCACGATTTGTTAAAAACTTTAAAAATAAGTCCGCCATATTTATTAGTTGGACATTCGATTGGTGGACCATTTATACGTTTGTATGCCTCAATATATCCAAATGAAATATGTGGTTTATTTTTCATAGATCCAACAGATTTTCTGCTTACAAAAGAAGAGGACAATAAGGTGAAAATAAACACATTAAGCTCAACTGGTTATCAGGAACTATTAATGATATACTTTAAAAATATCATAAATGACACATCAACGTCAGATGGTTTTAGAAATGAAGCTAAAAGAGAACTGAATGAAAGTTCACCAATCTTCTTTAAGAATTATTCATCCTTGCAACCTCTTCAAGACATTCCCATAACGGTAATGATTGCATATTACAAGCATATTGAGCATTATGAAACGGAAATGAATGAAAATCTGAAATTGGGTATCAATCTAATCCCTTGGTGGAAAGAGTTGGATGAATTAAGAATAAAACATTATGCGGAAATGATAAAGAACAACCGAGATAGTCGGATTATTTTGTTGCCGCGTTACAGCCACGGAATTCACCAGCAAGACCCCAAACTTGTAGCGGAAGCTTTAATTGACACTTATGAAAACTGTATTACTGCCTTGAAGAACAAATAA